From Corticium candelabrum chromosome 9, ooCorCand1.1, whole genome shotgun sequence:
TACAAGATGTGctgcaacagtcactctacTCTCATTCATTCTACTCTCATTCTTTGTCCACTgcaacaaacatcaacaatcaGTCCCACACAACACTACTCACTTCActtctctttgcttgtctacctCTTCTTTCCAATCCTCCAGTTGTTTCATCTACCAAACGAGCACATGCTCTACATGCACTACAAACACCATCTCACCATACAATAACCATTCCTACCCTCTCTGCCAGTCCCTTGACTGGAGAAAAATACACTTTCAACACATCTTCACTCATctaacacacactcaaatacaaacactacaccaacaatcacaacatgcaaatcTCATTCACCTCTGCACCGGGACGACCTTGTGGTCCGGCTTCTCCCTTTCCTCCAGGTAATCCACGATCACCCTAATATGGTAGCAAACTCACATCAAATCTTACATCTTACCCACACCAATCAATATCCGACCTTCACTCCTAATGGTCCACGTGATCCTACGGCTCCGATGGGACCTGCAGCACCCTGTACAAGCAGCACATACAGTCCATCAACATAATTATACATTAACTATTAAAACTGATTGTCACAATACCGGAATGCCATCTAATCCAGCCAATCCTCTTGGACCAATCACTCCTCTTTCTCCCTTACATAATGTAACAACACAAATCAGTACAACCGATTACATTGTTACTAAACATTTGATCATGGCACCTTCTCTCCACGTCCTCCTGTCTGACCTGGAGGACCTCTCGGTCCTGGTGGACCCTACATTCACATCAAAgtacaattacaaattacaaatgcaAAATGTGTCGTCTCATACCATCATTCCACTTTTCCCTGGAGGACCTTGAGGTCCGGGTGAACCTGCTGGACCCATCACACCTTGCACTCCCTTCAAACGTTATCTAATCAATAGTTGAACATAACATAAATCTCACTCACTATTTACTTGTTTGCCTGGTGGACCGACTGCACCTTCAGCTCCTACCTCACcttaaacacaaaacacaaacaattaataactAACAAGATGTTCTTACACATAAAATCATTTATCTTCAAGCCGGTGCCGCCTGCAAT
This genomic window contains:
- the LOC134184210 gene encoding collectin-46-like isoform X2, giving the protein MQLSLSQSVDVDCIANKGEPGVPGVPGPPGRQGPVGKEGAPGIAGGTGLKGEVGAEGAVGPPGKQGVQGVMGPAGSPGPQGPPGKSGMMGPPGPRGPPGQTGGRGEKGERGVIGPRGLAGLDGIPGAAGPIGAVGSRGPLGVKGDRGLPGGKGEAGPQGRPGAEMSEDVLKVYFSPVKGLAERMKQLEDWKEEWTKNESRMNESRVTVAAHLVGSSHSWHTISGVITYWQTSSPSFLLGGITYSNGALTIPSDGVYYIYTHLYLHQNSGSYIRPHIRVNGKHVLLIHSYHAHSEQKTKHAGLLQQLRKDDSVDIQGSVAGNMLLTMRMSII
- the LOC134184210 gene encoding macrophage receptor MARCO-like isoform X1, with translation MQLSLSQSVDVDCIANKGEPGVPGVPGPPGRQGPVGKEGAPGIAGGTGLKGEVGAEGAVGPPGKQGVQGVMGPAGSPGPQGPPGKSGMMGPPGPRGPPGQTGGRGEKGERGVIGPRGLAGLDGIPGAAGPIGAVGSRGPLGVKGDRGLPGGKGEAGPQGRPGAEMSEDVLKVYFSPVKGLAERMKQLEDWKEEWTKNESRMNESRVTVAAHLVGSSHSWHTISGVITYWQTSSPSFLLGGITYSNGALTIPSDGVYYIYTHLYLHQNSGSYIRPHIRVNGKHVLLIHSYHAHSEQKTKHAGLLQQLRKDDSVDIQGGGHRHFMGFAHSDFGIFKVQ